Proteins co-encoded in one Halorussus lipolyticus genomic window:
- a CDS encoding MBL fold metallo-hydrolase, whose protein sequence is MNVEFLGGAREIGRSAILVDDSLLLDYGMATGNPPSFPVGDHDPDAVVVSHGHLDHVGAVPSLLSGDARPPIHWTPPTRDLTRVLAEDTLKLHGGSYDCPFTHTEVKRMSQVSQTHGYREQFEAAGYEITFFDAGHIPGSAHVLVDDGETRLLYTGDFHTEDTQLLSGTTARPEADIVITESTYSDVDHDPRSEVEDSFAESVRTTIWEGGTVVVPAFAIGRTQEILMVCEAHGLDCYVDGMGQQVTRIARQYPEFIRDSDALQRAKSNARFVTGRDGQRKRIAEKNTVIVTTSGMLSGGPAMTYVPEIRGSPTNKIAFTGYQVEGTPGRELLDSGRAEIDGRVMPVSAQVEAYDFSAHADREGLLAFLDSYRDAEVLVNHGDRCEEFAGELREADFEASAPELGETVEA, encoded by the coding sequence ATGAACGTCGAATTTCTCGGCGGAGCGCGAGAAATCGGCCGGAGCGCGATTCTGGTCGACGATTCGCTTCTGCTGGACTACGGGATGGCCACCGGCAATCCGCCCTCCTTCCCGGTCGGCGACCACGACCCGGACGCCGTGGTGGTGAGCCACGGCCACTTAGACCACGTTGGAGCAGTCCCTTCCCTCTTATCAGGCGATGCCCGGCCGCCGATTCACTGGACTCCGCCGACCCGCGACCTGACGCGCGTGCTGGCCGAGGACACCCTCAAACTCCACGGCGGGAGCTACGACTGCCCGTTTACCCACACCGAGGTCAAGCGAATGAGCCAAGTTTCACAGACCCACGGCTACCGCGAGCAGTTCGAGGCCGCAGGCTACGAGATTACGTTTTTCGACGCGGGCCACATTCCGGGGAGTGCCCACGTCCTCGTGGACGACGGCGAGACCAGACTCCTCTACACCGGCGACTTTCACACCGAGGACACGCAACTGCTGTCGGGAACCACCGCCCGGCCTGAGGCCGACATCGTGATTACCGAATCGACCTACTCCGACGTGGACCACGACCCCCGAAGCGAGGTTGAGGACTCGTTCGCCGAGAGCGTCCGAACGACCATCTGGGAGGGTGGAACTGTCGTCGTCCCGGCGTTCGCCATCGGCAGAACGCAGGAGATACTGATGGTCTGCGAGGCCCACGGCCTCGACTGCTACGTCGATGGCATGGGCCAGCAAGTCACCAGAATCGCGCGCCAGTACCCCGAGTTCATCCGGGATTCAGATGCCCTCCAGCGGGCAAAGTCCAACGCTCGGTTCGTTACTGGCCGGGATGGTCAGCGCAAGCGAATCGCCGAGAAGAACACGGTCATCGTGACGACTTCGGGGATGCTCTCGGGCGGCCCGGCGATGACCTACGTGCCCGAAATCCGCGGGAGTCCGACGAACAAAATCGCGTTCACAGGGTATCAGGTCGAGGGGACGCCCGGCCGGGAACTGCTGGACTCCGGACGCGCCGAAATCGACGGTCGGGTCATGCCGGTCAGCGCACAAGTCGAGGCCTACGACTTCTCGGCCCACGCCGACCGCGAGGGCCTGTTGGCCTTCCTCGACTCCTACCGGGACGCCGAGGTGCTGGTGAACCACGGCGACCGGTGCGAGGAGTTCGCGGGGGAACTCCGAGAAGCAGACTTCGAGGCCAGCGCGCCGGAGTTAGGCGAGACGGTCGAAGCCTGA
- a CDS encoding 5'-deoxyadenosine deaminase produces the protein MLLQGTVVADAETVYEEGAVVVEGSEIVAVGDREELIETYPDHERKKYDLLAPGVVGGHVHSVQSLGRGIADDTSLLDWLFDYVLPMEAGLDAEGMRIAAELGYLELLESGVTTAIDHLSVRHADEAFEAAGELGIRARMGKVLMDTESPDGLLEDTQKGLDETERLIRKYHDTHDGRIQYAVTPRFAVSCTEECLRGSRELADKYDGVRIHTHASENQDEIETVEDRTGRRNIEWLHEVGLTGDDVVLAHCIWTDDEERELLAETGTHVTYCPSSNMKLASGIAPIVDYVDRDINVALGNDGPPCNNTLDPFTEMRQASLLQKVEHLDPTTTPAELVFEMATENGAKAAGFENVGKLRPGWKADIVGLTTDITRAVPLHDVFSHLVFSAHGDDVEFTMVDGQVVYEDGDLTTGDADEIRRRAREYELPFGVE, from the coding sequence ATGTTACTTCAGGGAACGGTCGTCGCGGACGCCGAGACGGTGTACGAGGAGGGCGCAGTCGTCGTCGAAGGCAGTGAAATCGTCGCCGTCGGCGACCGCGAGGAGCTAATCGAGACCTACCCCGACCACGAGCGAAAGAAGTACGACCTCCTCGCGCCGGGCGTGGTCGGCGGGCACGTCCACTCGGTCCAGTCGCTCGGTCGGGGTATCGCCGACGATACCTCGCTCCTCGACTGGCTGTTCGACTACGTGCTTCCGATGGAGGCCGGTCTCGACGCCGAGGGGATGCGAATCGCGGCGGAGTTGGGCTACCTCGAACTCCTCGAATCGGGCGTCACGACCGCCATCGACCACCTCTCGGTCCGCCACGCAGACGAGGCCTTCGAGGCGGCGGGCGAGTTGGGCATCCGCGCCAGAATGGGCAAGGTCCTGATGGACACCGAATCGCCCGACGGCCTGCTCGAAGACACCCAGAAAGGGCTGGACGAGACCGAGCGCCTGATTCGCAAGTATCACGACACTCACGACGGGCGCATCCAGTACGCCGTCACCCCGCGCTTCGCCGTGAGTTGCACCGAGGAGTGCCTCCGAGGCTCCCGCGAACTCGCCGACAAGTACGACGGCGTTCGAATCCACACCCACGCCAGCGAGAACCAAGACGAAATCGAGACCGTCGAGGACCGGACCGGCAGACGGAACATCGAGTGGCTTCACGAGGTCGGTCTGACCGGCGACGACGTGGTGCTGGCCCACTGCATCTGGACCGACGACGAGGAGCGCGAACTGCTGGCCGAGACCGGCACGCACGTCACCTACTGCCCCTCGTCGAACATGAAACTCGCCTCCGGCATCGCGCCAATCGTGGACTACGTGGACCGGGACATCAACGTCGCGCTGGGCAACGACGGCCCGCCGTGCAACAACACGCTGGACCCCTTCACCGAGATGCGACAGGCGAGTCTCCTCCAGAAGGTCGAACACCTCGACCCGACGACCACGCCCGCCGAACTCGTCTTCGAGATGGCGACAGAGAACGGCGCGAAGGCCGCTGGCTTCGAGAACGTCGGAAAACTCCGACCCGGATGGAAGGCCGACATCGTGGGCCTAACCACCGACATCACTCGCGCCGTGCCACTCCACGACGTGTTCTCGCATCTGGTCTTCTCGGCCCACGGCGACGACGTGGAGTTCACGATGGTCGATGGGCAAGTCGTCTACGAGGACGGCGACCTGACGACCGGCGACGCCGACGAGATTCGGCGAAGGGCGAGGGAGTACGAACTGCCCTTCGGCGTGGAGTAG
- a CDS encoding oxidoreductase: MPEMDDRTVVVTGANSGLGYEATRAFAQKGAHVVMACRSEERGEDATHKIRRADSRRIRGSLEVAELDLADLDSVRSFADEFRDAHDDLHVLCNNAGVMAIPRSETADGFEMQFGVNHLGHFALTGHLLDRLRETSGETRVVTQSSGVHERGDIDFSDLQSEREYDKWDAYAQSKLANVLFAYELDRRLNESGVEDVVSVACHPGYADTNLQRRGPEMAGSTVRLWAMKAANALLAQSQEQGALPMLFAATAGGIDGGEYVGPGGFMNMRGKPEVQRSSTISYDRDRAERLWEVSEELTGVTYDLEREATAE; encoded by the coding sequence ATGCCGGAGATGGACGACCGAACCGTGGTCGTCACGGGCGCGAACAGCGGACTCGGCTACGAGGCCACCCGAGCGTTCGCCCAGAAGGGAGCGCACGTCGTGATGGCCTGCCGGAGCGAGGAGCGCGGCGAGGACGCCACGCACAAAATCCGGCGGGCGGACTCCCGGCGGATTCGCGGGTCGCTCGAAGTGGCCGAACTCGATTTGGCGGACCTCGACTCGGTTCGGTCGTTCGCCGACGAGTTCCGGGACGCTCACGACGACCTGCACGTCCTCTGTAACAACGCCGGGGTGATGGCGATTCCCCGGAGCGAGACCGCAGACGGCTTCGAGATGCAATTCGGCGTCAACCACCTCGGCCACTTCGCGCTGACCGGGCACCTGCTGGACCGACTGCGGGAGACTTCGGGCGAGACGCGAGTCGTGACCCAGAGCAGTGGGGTCCACGAGCGCGGGGACATCGACTTTTCGGACCTCCAGAGTGAGCGAGAGTACGACAAGTGGGACGCCTACGCCCAGAGCAAACTGGCCAACGTGCTGTTCGCCTACGAACTCGACCGCAGACTCAACGAGTCGGGCGTCGAGGACGTGGTGAGCGTGGCGTGCCATCCGGGGTACGCCGACACGAACCTCCAGCGCAGAGGCCCCGAGATGGCCGGTTCGACGGTGCGGCTCTGGGCGATGAAGGCCGCGAACGCGCTCCTCGCACAATCCCAAGAGCAAGGCGCGCTCCCGATGCTGTTCGCCGCCACGGCCGGGGGCATCGACGGCGGCGAGTACGTCGGTCCCGGCGGGTTCATGAACATGCGCGGCAAGCCCGAGGTCCAGCGGTCCAGCACAATCTCTTACGACCGAGACCGGGCCGAGCGCCTCTGGGAGGTCTCCGAGGAGTTGACCGGCGTGACCTACGACCTCGAACGCGAAGCGACGGCGGAGTAG
- a CDS encoding DUF7119 family protein yields MSDERPDEGPPTDRESPVGQPVVRGDETVTGQDAEQAKAFDPNDPESVAEAAETVGQFADNTAGGDDNVFMLRGAAACAALVRGEGSYKNAAERAGGDVTVAFIRKWARVHDLPQSIRRYVAMGHIAPTAAKHIARVGGEERFDLAWAVLDGDLTVREVRSVASSVNGGTPVEDALRDHGVAPGELSLSLPADTYRELRRTAALEGKDPDEVVAEALDEKLS; encoded by the coding sequence ATGAGCGACGAGCGACCCGACGAGGGACCGCCGACCGACCGGGAGTCGCCGGTCGGCCAGCCAGTGGTCCGGGGCGACGAGACAGTCACCGGACAGGACGCCGAGCAGGCCAAGGCCTTCGACCCGAACGACCCCGAGAGCGTGGCCGAGGCCGCCGAGACGGTGGGCCAGTTCGCCGACAACACCGCCGGAGGAGACGACAACGTGTTTATGCTCCGGGGCGCGGCGGCCTGCGCCGCACTCGTCCGTGGCGAAGGTTCGTACAAAAACGCCGCCGAACGCGCGGGCGGCGACGTGACCGTCGCGTTCATCCGGAAGTGGGCGCGAGTTCACGACCTGCCCCAGTCCATCCGGCGGTACGTCGCCATGGGTCACATCGCGCCGACAGCGGCCAAGCACATCGCTCGGGTCGGCGGCGAGGAGCGATTCGACCTCGCGTGGGCCGTCCTCGACGGCGACCTGACGGTTCGGGAGGTCCGGTCGGTCGCCAGTTCGGTCAACGGCGGCACACCGGTCGAGGACGCCCTGCGCGACCACGGGGTCGCCCCCGGCGAACTCTCGCTGTCGCTCCCGGCCGACACCTACCGGGAACTCCGCCGGACCGCCGCGCTGGAGGGCAAAGACCCCGACGAGGTGGTCGCCGAGGCGCTGGACGAGAAACTCTCATGA
- a CDS encoding M20/M25/M40 family metallo-hydrolase, producing MNDFAAECEADLRELTEDLLRFDTTEENEAPAQAHFRDRLADLGFETYEWTADADLLADHDSFPDDPGEIPVANRPSVGGVLEFGNPDAGPTLLLNGHIDVVPVARESWSSNPFEPTWRKDDETGTETLTARGAADMKSGLATCVFAAKHLEAASSGLDGRLVVESVVGEEAGGVGAAAAALSNPYPFERDAAVIAEPTDLRPVTAAEGSLMKRLRLTGRSAHAATRWRGVDVLPYFEEIRRAFRELETERGESVTHPLYERFPVPWPVVVGRVEAGDWASSVPAELTAEFRIGVAPGETVAEVEDAFDQRLAEIVANDDWLADHPPAFERFSVQFEPSEIDADEPVVTAVQRAMQRNGLPESDTDPRGATYGADARHYIDAGIPTVMFGPGSIEQAHFPDETIVWDDVLTAGQVLSETVKEFLENKNSK from the coding sequence ATGAACGACTTCGCCGCCGAGTGCGAGGCCGACCTCCGAGAGTTGACCGAGGACCTCCTGCGGTTCGACACCACCGAGGAGAACGAAGCCCCGGCCCAAGCCCATTTCCGGGACCGACTCGCCGACCTCGGGTTCGAGACCTACGAGTGGACCGCAGACGCCGACCTCCTCGCCGACCACGACTCGTTTCCGGACGACCCCGGCGAGATTCCGGTCGCAAATCGGCCGAGCGTGGGCGGGGTCCTCGAATTCGGAAACCCCGATGCCGGGCCGACGCTGCTGTTGAACGGGCACATCGACGTGGTGCCGGTCGCCCGCGAGTCGTGGTCGAGTAATCCCTTCGAACCGACGTGGCGCAAAGACGACGAGACCGGCACAGAGACCCTGACCGCCCGAGGAGCGGCCGACATGAAGTCCGGCCTCGCAACCTGCGTCTTCGCCGCGAAGCATCTCGAAGCGGCCTCCTCGGGCCTCGACGGCCGCCTCGTGGTCGAGAGCGTGGTCGGCGAGGAGGCTGGCGGCGTCGGCGCGGCCGCGGCGGCCCTGTCGAACCCCTACCCCTTCGAGCGCGACGCCGCGGTCATCGCCGAACCGACCGACTTGCGGCCCGTGACGGCCGCCGAGGGGAGCCTGATGAAGCGCCTCCGCCTCACCGGGCGGTCGGCCCACGCCGCGACTCGGTGGCGCGGGGTTGACGTGCTTCCGTACTTCGAGGAGATTCGCCGGGCTTTCCGCGAGTTGGAAACCGAGCGCGGCGAGTCGGTGACCCACCCCCTCTACGAACGATTCCCGGTGCCGTGGCCGGTCGTGGTCGGGCGCGTCGAGGCCGGCGACTGGGCCTCGTCGGTCCCGGCGGAGTTGACCGCCGAGTTCCGAATCGGCGTCGCGCCGGGCGAGACAGTCGCCGAGGTCGAGGACGCCTTCGACCAGCGACTCGCCGAAATCGTGGCGAACGACGACTGGTTAGCCGACCATCCCCCGGCATTCGAGCGATTCTCGGTCCAGTTCGAACCCTCGGAAATCGACGCCGACGAACCGGTCGTCACCGCGGTCCAGCGCGCCATGCAACGAAACGGACTGCCCGAATCGGACACCGACCCCCGCGGCGCGACCTACGGCGCGGACGCCCGCCACTACATCGACGCCGGCATCCCGACCGTGATGTTCGGACCGGGAAGCATCGAGCAGGCCCACTTCCCCGACGAGACGATTGTCTGGGACGACGTACTGACGGCAGGGCAAGTTCTTTCAGAGACAGTAAAGGAATTCTTAGAAAATAAAAATTCGAAATAA
- a CDS encoding DUF7090 family protein — MDYQLAIENTPETIPGGTGVLLLHPSTGETDRIDTDFLKADTDHFLVISTRTTAREVKQKLDHYDVDESKAEILDTLSIERGYSRRSTENVHYVSSPDDLEGILEITREFLEKTDGKRRISLDSITEMAYYADESQVRDVIRQILGLLREHDAVGLFHLSKGVHDEEHVEKFMGLFDAIIDLDRDGEVNSDFEKV, encoded by the coding sequence ATGGATTATCAGCTCGCCATCGAAAACACCCCCGAGACGATACCCGGCGGCACCGGCGTCCTCCTCCTGCACCCGAGTACCGGCGAAACCGACCGCATCGACACCGACTTCCTGAAAGCCGACACGGACCACTTCCTCGTCATCTCGACACGAACCACCGCGCGCGAAGTCAAACAGAAACTCGACCACTACGACGTGGACGAGAGCAAAGCCGAGATTCTGGACACGCTGAGCATCGAACGCGGCTACTCCCGGCGAAGTACTGAGAACGTCCACTACGTGTCCTCGCCCGACGACTTGGAGGGCATTCTGGAGATTACCCGCGAGTTCCTCGAAAAGACCGACGGCAAGCGCAGAATCAGTCTGGACTCCATCACCGAGATGGCGTACTACGCCGACGAATCTCAGGTTCGGGACGTGATTCGCCAGATTCTGGGCCTCCTCCGCGAACACGACGCGGTCGGCCTGTTCCACCTCTCGAAGGGCGTCCACGACGAGGAGCACGTCGAGAAGTTCATGGGGCTTTTCGACGCCATCATCGACCTCGACCGGGACGGCGAGGTCAACAGCGACTTCGAGAAGGTCTGA
- a CDS encoding DUF2391 family protein yields the protein MVGRKKRYALADSAQQIVGGFLLAGPFVVTEEVWVLATDMTPLQALLTVLIVFLIGYGALYKADDDRDPDRESEVAGIPTRFVSLMVVSFGSVAILSVAFGAPGTFLGETFVDGQPSMETVRITLQAVSVGAVFSVVGAATADSVF from the coding sequence ATGGTCGGACGAAAGAAGCGATACGCGCTCGCCGACTCGGCCCAGCAGATAGTCGGCGGGTTCCTCCTCGCGGGTCCGTTCGTCGTCACCGAGGAGGTCTGGGTACTCGCCACCGACATGACGCCCTTGCAGGCGCTCCTGACGGTTCTCATCGTGTTTCTCATCGGCTACGGCGCGCTCTACAAGGCCGACGACGACCGGGACCCCGACCGCGAGTCCGAAGTCGCGGGTATCCCGACGCGGTTCGTCTCGCTGATGGTGGTCTCGTTCGGGTCGGTGGCCATCCTCTCGGTGGCGTTCGGCGCGCCCGGCACCTTCCTCGGCGAAACGTTCGTGGACGGCCAACCCTCGATGGAGACGGTCCGCATCACCCTGCAGGCGGTCAGCGTCGGCGCGGTGTTCAGCGTGGTCGGCGCGGCGACCGCAGACAGCGTGTTCTGA
- a CDS encoding hydroxysqualene dehydroxylase yields MNSGNEEDVLVVGGGLAGMTAAYELQRRGCDTTIVEATDRLGGKAGASMVDGNVEEHGYHIFPEWYENVWRIVDELGIRDNFEGVSDFHQLRDGDHPNYRTFRNLTSARYLFHNLRAGVMSPTDMFLFFYASLDLMSQPYRRRDALDQITINGFLKSRFYGKESVAKRFQDLILKGISVPTYDVSAMTMRNMMRYWARNPLPMHSILRTDLQSGLIDPFEERLRELGCDIEKETPVVELVPGEEGIESVVVETEDDGRVERSAESVVLAVPVEKAVDLVDDDLHEAAPELSNLKYLDSRPMAALHVHFDRKLPEIPRDHVNLLGSEYGLSYVDVSQWWNDEDDDGTVLNLIASDYETLRGLDDETATSELLDDLRPYLPDFDDDEVRTTYLQPHDDEPLFMNEVGIWKYRPGPTTSLSNLYLAGDYCRSHADLVSMEGAVTTGLHAANAVRADRRLDRPVNVRKPDTYPRELLVLGRLLLAPLALVARLVSD; encoded by the coding sequence ATGAATTCGGGCAACGAGGAGGACGTACTGGTCGTCGGCGGTGGCCTCGCCGGGATGACCGCGGCCTACGAACTCCAACGACGCGGGTGCGACACGACCATCGTGGAAGCCACCGACCGACTCGGCGGGAAGGCCGGGGCTTCGATGGTAGACGGCAACGTCGAGGAACACGGCTATCATATCTTCCCGGAGTGGTACGAGAACGTCTGGCGCATCGTGGACGAACTGGGGATTCGGGACAACTTCGAGGGCGTCTCTGACTTCCACCAGTTGCGCGACGGCGACCATCCCAACTACCGCACTTTCCGGAATCTCACCTCGGCGCGGTACCTCTTTCACAACCTCCGGGCCGGCGTCATGTCGCCTACGGACATGTTCCTGTTCTTCTACGCCTCGCTCGACCTGATGTCCCAACCCTACCGCCGCCGGGACGCGCTCGACCAAATCACCATCAATGGGTTTCTCAAGTCCAGATTCTACGGGAAAGAGTCGGTCGCCAAGCGATTTCAGGACTTGATTCTCAAGGGCATCTCGGTACCGACCTACGACGTGAGCGCGATGACGATGCGGAACATGATGCGCTACTGGGCACGCAACCCCCTACCGATGCACAGCATCCTGCGGACCGACCTCCAGTCCGGCCTCATCGACCCCTTCGAGGAGCGCCTCCGAGAACTCGGATGCGACATCGAGAAGGAGACTCCGGTGGTCGAACTCGTGCCGGGCGAGGAGGGCATCGAATCGGTGGTCGTGGAGACCGAGGACGACGGTCGAGTCGAGCGGTCGGCCGAGTCGGTGGTGCTGGCCGTCCCCGTCGAGAAGGCCGTGGACCTCGTTGACGACGACCTTCACGAGGCGGCACCCGAACTGTCGAACCTCAAGTACCTCGACTCGCGCCCGATGGCGGCGCTCCACGTTCACTTCGACCGGAAACTGCCCGAGATTCCCCGCGACCACGTGAACCTGCTGGGTTCGGAGTACGGTCTCTCTTACGTCGATGTCTCCCAGTGGTGGAACGACGAGGACGACGATGGGACTGTCCTCAACCTCATCGCCTCGGACTACGAGACGCTTCGAGGACTGGACGACGAGACGGCGACCAGCGAACTGCTGGACGACCTGCGGCCCTATCTCCCCGACTTCGACGACGACGAGGTTCGCACAACGTACCTGCAACCCCACGACGACGAACCGCTGTTCATGAACGAGGTCGGCATCTGGAAGTACCGGCCCGGTCCCACGACCAGTCTCTCGAACCTCTATCTGGCGGGCGACTACTGTCGCTCGCACGCCGACCTCGTGTCGATGGAGGGCGCGGTCACGACCGGACTGCACGCCGCGAACGCGGTTCGAGCGGACCGACGACTGGACCGACCGGTGAACGTCCGCAAGCCCGATACCTACCCCCGCGAGTTGCTCGTCCTCGGGCGACTCCTGCTGGCACCGCTGGCGCTGGTGGCCCGCCTCGTCTCGGACTGA
- a CDS encoding class I SAM-dependent methyltransferase codes for MSVREEFDDWAADGRDKGMEDRHWNTAKYVLARMPVEEGETVLDLGTGSGYAVRALRDTQSAGRAYGLDGSPEMARNATDYTDDSQVGFLVGDFDHLPFADDSIDHVFTMEAFYYANDPHQTLREVARVLRPGGTFFCAVNYYDENVHSHSWQDNIEVEMTRWSADEYREAFRDAGLYVAEQDNIPDRDTEIPDESEFPTDSWDSREDMVERYREFGTLLTVGVAP; via the coding sequence ATGAGCGTCCGCGAGGAGTTCGACGATTGGGCGGCCGACGGCCGCGACAAGGGGATGGAGGACCGCCACTGGAACACCGCGAAGTACGTACTCGCTCGGATGCCGGTCGAGGAGGGCGAGACGGTCCTCGACCTCGGAACCGGAAGCGGGTACGCTGTCCGCGCGCTTCGAGACACCCAGTCTGCGGGCCGGGCCTACGGTCTCGACGGGTCGCCCGAGATGGCGCGCAACGCGACCGACTACACCGACGACTCGCAGGTCGGCTTTCTGGTCGGCGACTTCGACCACCTGCCCTTCGCCGACGACAGCATCGACCACGTGTTCACGATGGAGGCGTTCTACTACGCCAACGACCCCCACCAGACCCTTCGGGAGGTCGCCCGCGTCCTCCGGCCCGGCGGGACCTTCTTCTGCGCCGTGAACTACTACGACGAGAACGTCCATTCCCACTCGTGGCAGGACAACATCGAGGTGGAGATGACGCGCTGGTCGGCAGACGAGTACCGCGAGGCCTTCCGCGATGCGGGCCTCTACGTCGCCGAACAGGACAATATCCCGGACCGCGACACCGAGATTCCGGACGAAAGCGAGTTCCCCACCGACAGTTGGGACTCGCGCGAGGACATGGTTGAACGCTATCGGGAGTTCGGGACCCTGCTGACGGTCGGCGTCGCTCCCTGA
- a CDS encoding DUF1684 domain-containing protein, with amino-acid sequence MTDGANNAESDDFDPEEWREQLQSHRQQKDDFFAEHRQSPIPPEDRDDFDGLDYFDPDPDYRVTASVEAHDQPEPVEMEVSAGAPQRYLRVATLHFELGEGDDAESLELSAYQQEGQDGLFVPFRDKTTGQQTHQDGRYMEFEIEGDLSDTDELPLDFNLAYSPFCAYSETFACPLPPEENWLEVEIRAGEKA; translated from the coding sequence ATGACCGACGGCGCGAACAACGCAGAGTCCGACGACTTCGACCCCGAGGAGTGGCGCGAACAACTCCAGTCCCACCGCCAACAGAAAGACGACTTCTTCGCCGAGCATCGCCAGTCGCCCATCCCGCCCGAGGACCGCGACGACTTCGACGGCCTCGACTACTTCGACCCCGACCCCGACTATCGCGTCACCGCGAGCGTCGAGGCCCACGACCAACCCGAACCGGTCGAGATGGAGGTCAGCGCGGGCGCTCCGCAACGATACCTCCGAGTCGCCACGCTCCACTTCGAACTCGGCGAGGGCGACGACGCCGAGTCGCTCGAACTCTCAGCCTACCAGCAGGAGGGCCAAGACGGCCTGTTCGTCCCCTTCCGCGACAAGACCACCGGCCAGCAGACCCACCAAGACGGCCGATACATGGAGTTCGAAATCGAGGGCGACCTCTCGGACACCGACGAACTCCCGCTGGACTTCAACCTCGCGTACTCGCCCTTTTGCGCCTACAGCGAGACGTTCGCCTGCCCGCTTCCGCCCGAGGAGAACTGGCTCGAAGTCGAGATTCGCGCGGGAGAGAAGGCCTGA
- a CDS encoding DUF5807 family protein gives MDKREQFLAGERPEDVAVFLADSFVDGEGDGLAKHGEEVEDGVVLVVEGDQGRSVFKTATGMDAMGFAKQAMGTEGGEIARDLAGGDCPDCDGDSEFVFAFAEEQNEEVGGLYGEGDVIHAYSYCECGTAYSDKWVAGDEE, from the coding sequence ATGGACAAGCGCGAGCAGTTCCTCGCCGGCGAGCGACCCGAGGACGTAGCGGTGTTCCTCGCGGACTCGTTCGTCGACGGCGAGGGCGACGGACTGGCGAAGCACGGCGAGGAGGTCGAAGACGGCGTGGTCCTCGTCGTCGAGGGCGACCAAGGCCGAAGCGTGTTCAAGACTGCCACCGGCATGGACGCGATGGGGTTCGCAAAGCAGGCGATGGGCACCGAGGGCGGCGAAATAGCGCGGGACCTCGCAGGTGGCGACTGTCCCGACTGCGACGGTGACAGCGAGTTCGTCTTCGCCTTCGCCGAGGAGCAAAACGAGGAGGTCGGCGGCCTCTACGGTGAGGGCGATGTCATCCACGCCTACTCCTACTGCGAGTGCGGCACGGCGTATTCGGACAAGTGGGTCGCGGGCGACGAGGAGTAG
- a CDS encoding carbohydrate kinase family protein translates to MTDSEETGETPPTDASEPAPEVAAVGSALVDRMYALTNLPEPDGGAFVRDEETAVGGVSANVASALTRLGRDTGVVARLGDDEAADRVLADLRNRGIDARRVRRGNPDEQTSYSLVLRGPDGERMIIAGGESVPNLRLDAADRDYLRNADLVFTSAYAPDPVVSALADAAANTGPDDDFPPLAFDLAGPLSELQNRATRPETIDALLPVCDLFVANEVSARSYLGEDPREAIELLRDRGVRRAALTRGTDGALLLTEKDEIIEIPAFEVETADTTGAGDAFTAGLLHGWLLGNRAPEDAGRFAAGTAALNCTAENARGGLPTAEEVAQFLGS, encoded by the coding sequence ATGACCGATTCCGAGGAGACCGGGGAAACTCCGCCGACGGACGCCAGCGAACCCGCCCCCGAGGTCGCCGCGGTCGGGAGCGCCCTCGTGGACCGAATGTACGCGCTGACCAACCTCCCGGAACCCGACGGCGGCGCGTTCGTCCGCGACGAGGAGACCGCAGTCGGCGGCGTCTCTGCGAACGTCGCGTCTGCACTCACTCGCTTGGGCCGGGACACCGGCGTCGTGGCCCGACTCGGCGACGACGAGGCCGCCGACCGCGTGCTGGCCGACCTCCGAAATCGGGGCATCGACGCCCGGCGCGTCCGCCGCGGAAACCCCGACGAGCAGACCTCCTACTCGCTGGTCCTCCGGGGCCCCGACGGCGAGCGCATGATAATCGCGGGCGGCGAGAGCGTCCCGAACCTCCGACTCGACGCCGCCGACCGTGACTACCTCCGAAACGCGGACCTCGTGTTCACCAGCGCCTACGCCCCGGACCCGGTGGTCTCTGCTCTCGCCGACGCCGCCGCAAATACCGGCCCCGACGACGATTTTCCGCCGCTGGCCTTCGACCTCGCGGGTCCGCTCTCGGAACTCCAGAATCGCGCCACCCGTCCGGAGACCATCGACGCCCTCCTGCCGGTCTGCGACCTGTTCGTCGCCAACGAGGTCTCTGCCCGGTCGTACCTCGGCGAGGACCCCCGCGAAGCAATCGAACTCCTCCGGGACCGAGGAGTCCGCCGGGCCGCCCTCACTCGCGGGACCGACGGCGCGCTCCTGCTAACCGAGAAAGACGAAATCATCGAAATCCCCGCGTTCGAGGTCGAGACCGCCGACACCACTGGTGCCGGTGACGCTTTTACCGCGGGCCTGCTCCACGGGTGGCTTCTCGGAAATCGCGCCCCGGAAGACGCCGGGCGATTCGCCGCTGGCACCGCCGCGCTCAACTGTACCGCCGAGAACGCCCGCGGCGGCCTGCCGACCGCGGAAGAAGTAGCGCAGTTCCTCGGAAGTTAG